From Drosophila suzukii chromosome 2R, CBGP_Dsuzu_IsoJpt1.0, whole genome shotgun sequence, a single genomic window includes:
- the LOC108008252 gene encoding serine protease easter-like, producing the protein MKIVISVIGLLACLFIGTKEGLAYLLDPNCAVSGNIGKIMRGRDTDILSNPWMVLVIGSRVENCGGSLITSRFVLTAAHCITSGPMKVRLGEYDDQYFMEDCSSGVCIPRSFEVNVDSKVTHKQFRDYKNDIGILRMSEIIPYSDFVRPICILIDEEMGYVPFFSVTGWGRTESSDYSKVLQVATLENIDRNICAEIFRSEFDIAQICAGSNTSDSCRGDSGGPLSAVRTYNGLNRTFQYGVVSYGLRSCSGLGVYTNVTHFTGFILRALEYLRNR; encoded by the exons ATGAAGATCGTCATTTCGGTGAttgggcttttagcctgccttTTTATTGGAACTAAAGAAGGTTTGGCTTACTTGCTCGACCCTAATTGTGCCGTTTCAGGGAACATCGGGAAAATTATGAGAGGTCGAGATACAGACATACTTTCGAATCCATGGATGGTTTTGGTGATCGGGTCACgtgttgaaaactgtggcgGTTCGCTTATCACTTCTC GCTTTGTTCTGACAGCAGCGCATTGTATAACTTCTGGGCCCAT GAAAGTACGCTTGGGCGAATACGATGATCAATACTTCATGGAAGACTGCAGTTCGGGTGTTTGCATACCAAGGAGCTTTGAAGTTAATGTCGATAGTAAAGTTACTCATAAACAATTTAGGGATTACAAGAATGATATAGGCATCCTTCGAATGAGTGAAATCATTCCCTACTCAG ATTTTGTGAGACCGATCTGCATTCTCATCGATGAAGAAATGGGATACGTTCCCTTTTTTAGTGTCACCGGCTGGGGTAGAACTGAAAGTAGCGATTATAGCAAGGTTCTACAAGTTGCTACCTTAGAAAACATAGATCGAAACATATGTGCGGAGATTTTTAGATCGGAATTTGATATAGCCCAGATATGTGCTGGCAGTAATACCAGCGACTCATGTCGGGGGGATTCTGGCGGACCGTTAAGCGCAGTACGAACTTATAACGGTCTTAATCGGACCTTCCAGTACGGTGTTGTCAGCTATGGACTTCGCTCTTGTAGCGGTTTGGGAGTTTACACAAATGTAACGCACTTTACTGGTTTTATCCTGAGAGCTCTTGAATATTTGCGAAATCGGTAG
- the Ntmt gene encoding alpha N-terminal protein methyltransferase 1, translating to MTTTLEAQLSDKLQMMDEIKDIDQEPLKEEEPSNAPISSDGTQASPSPTASATKIAGPEPEFYDKAQKYWSEVPATVNGMLGGLGYISAIDIQGSNVFLREIRVPGNRLALDCGAGIGRVTRNLLIPRFNCVDLVEQDPAFAEKAREYCTTGDLGPGKVGQIYNVGLQRFAPSQQYDLIWSQWVLGHLTDRDLVAFFRRIKLGLAPGAYFCLKENVSSSKKTVEDKEDSSVTRPLESYERFLKEAGFRIVRKVKQQNFPKGLFPVYMIACKPVSKE from the coding sequence ATGACAACTACTCTAGAAGCCCAGCTTTCGGACAAGCTGCAGATGATGGACGAGATCAAGGACATTGACCAGGAGCCGCTAAAGGAGGAGGAACCCAGCAATGCACCCATTAGTTCTGATGGCACGCAGGCGTCGCCTTCTCCCACTGCAAGTGCCACCAAGATCGCTGGTCCGGAGCCCGAGTTCTACGACAAGGCGCAGAAGTACTGGTCCGAGGTTCCGGCTACCGTCAACGGGATGCTCGGCGGTCTCGGCTACATCAGCGCCATCGATATACAGGGCTCCAATGTGTTCCTGCGCGAAATTCGCGTGCCAGGCAACAGGTTGGCCTTGGACTGTGGCGCCGGAATCGGTCGGGTGACCCGAAATCTCCTGATCCCGCGCTTTAACTGCGTGGACCTCGTCGAGCAGGATCCCGCCTTTGCGGAGAAGGCGCGGGAGTACTGCACCACGGGTGACCTGGGTCCCGGAAAGGTGGGCCAAATCTACAACGTGGGACTGCAGAGGTTCGCGCCATCGCAGCAGTACGACCTCATCTGGAGCCAGTGGGTGCTTGGCCACCTCACGGATCGCGATCTTGTCGCCTTCTTCAGGCGCATCAAGCTAGGATTGGCACCCGGAGCGTACTTTTGCCTGAAGGAGAACGTAAGCAGCTCCAAGAAGACGGTGGAGGACAAGGAGGACTCGTCGGTCACCAGACCACTGGAAAGCTACGAACGCTTTCTGAAGGAAGCCGGATTCCGCATCGTGCGCAAGGTCAAGCAACAAAACTTCCCCAAGGGACTGTTTCCGGTGTATATGATCGCCTGCAAGCCGGTCTCCAAGGAATAG
- the LOC108010219 gene encoding UPF0598 protein CG30010, whose translation MFILSTRSIIKPKILGFPSQLYRYLQYNQGQSPEPKIREYFYYIDHEGMLFLDDAKMKNFTSCFKEKDFLRFFFSRLRLNKTNRYENEFPYISLCGRERNFIRCDDTPLVFTEQLRKDDKEVLSYAHSGQVLTLPYEPHKLYMDPRNGRVYHPATPQVGGIGLVRSKLAIELSQHFEFPTGQASPTHFRWNGERLKLQNEWVSDTQRFPMNEECI comes from the exons ATGTTTATACTAAGTACCAGATCGATAATAAAGCCGAAAATCCTTGGTTTTCCAAGCCAGTTATATCGTTATTTGCAATACAATCAAGGTCAATCTCCGGAGCCCAAAATTCGCGAATACTTCTACTACATCGATCATGAGGGAATG CTCTTTCTCGACGATGCGAAAATGAAAAACTTTACCAGCTGCTTCAAAGAGAAAGACTTCCTGAGGTTCTTTTTCAGTCGCCTGCGACTGAACAAAACGAATAGATACGAAAACGAATTTCCATACATTTCCCTCTGTGGGCGGGAAAGGAATTTTATACGGTGCGACGACACGCCTCTTGTGTTTACTGAGCAACTGAGAAAGGACGATAAGGAGGTGCTCAGCTATGCGCACTCGGGACAGGTCCTAACCCTGCCCTATGAACCGCACAAACTGTACATGGATCCGCGAAACGGAAGGGTCTATCACCCAGCCACGCCACAGGTGGGCGGAATAGGTCTCGTCCGTTCCAAACTGGCCATCGAACTCAGTCAGCACTTTGAGTTTCCAACTGGCCAGGCTTCCCCCACTCACTTTCGATGGAACGGAGAGCGATTGAAACTGCAGAACGAGTGGGTTAGCGATACTCAGCGATTTCCCATGAACGAGGAGTGTATATAA
- the LOC108008460 gene encoding zinc finger protein 277 — MEHEVAVPGEDGPPEGIKSSPPLKPSANTAIKCLKCDKVYIFPADKDDCLAHLYLEHRLVIADVEDIALLEDYLQYWEKEFQAHEFEQYCTTMFLDQLPDGKYARNEKYYLLCDILPQDYELRRRLKEKRLSEALERHQFELTDRNFSKECLFCRTVIKGLRADYLDHLFDKHFLLVGKPEKLVYVDELLDHLEENLNRLMCLYCEKIFRDRPTLKEHMRKKGHKRINPNRREYDKYFLINYNRGPAAPTPRKQQHHSKRRQETASVSTVADPETGSVDFDKHFARPDSDDEHDSDWSDWAADGEPSAIRCLYCPHLGDNFAALKDHMLDAHRLDFDKATSPLNFYQRVKVVNYLRRQMCVLRCATCDLQFDEQELLVEHMAQELHCGIGDRTSWDKPEFFFPYMENDGLLCVLDDSAGDDPEGDVVRIISEDSLAQINKDAERLSLENFKL, encoded by the exons ATGGAGCACGAGGTGGCTGTTCCTGGGGAGGATGGCCCCCCAGAGGGTATCAAGTCCAGTCCTCCACTCAAGCCCTCGGCCAATACGGCCATAAAGTGCCTGAAGTGCGACAAGGTGTACATATTTCCCGCCGACAAGGACGACTGCCTGGCGCACTTGTATCTGGAGCACCGCCTGGTCATAGCAGATGTGGAGGATATAGCCCTGCTGGAGGACTATCTGCAGTACTGGGAAAAGGAGTTTCAGG CCCATGAATTCGAGCAATATTGCACAACCATGTTTCTTGACCAACTGCCCGATGGCAAATATGCCAGGAACGAGAAGTACTACCTCCTGTGCGATATCCTGCCCCAGGACTACGAGCTGCGACGCAGGCTGAAGGAAAAGCGGCTGAGTGAAGCCCTCGAGCGCCATCAATTTGAGCTAACAGACAGAAATTTCTCCAAGGAGTGCCTCTTCTGCAGGACCGTGATCAAGGGACTGAGGGCTGACTACCTGGACCACCTGTTCGACAAGCACTTCCTGCTGGTGGGTAAGCCTGAGAAGCTGGTCTACGTGGACGAGCTGCTCGATCACCTGGAGGAGAACCTTAACCGGTTGATGTGCCTGTACTGCGAGAAGATCTTCAGGGATCGGCCCACGCTCAAGGAGCACATGCGCAAGAAGGGTCACAAGCGGATTAATCCTAATAGAAGGGAGTACGACAAGTACTTCCTCATTAACTACAATCGCGGACCAGCTGCTCCAACCCCCAGGAAGCAGCAGCACCACTCAAAACGAAGACAGGAGACCGCATCGGTGTCCACAGTCGCTGATCCCGAAACCGGCAGCGTGGACTTTGACAAGCACTTTGCTCGTCCGGATTCGGATGATGAACACGATTCCGATTGGTCGGATTGGGCGGCAGATGGTGAGCCCAGTGCGATTAGGTGCCTGTACTGCCCCCATCTTGGGGACAACTTTGCCGCTCTCAAGGATCACATGCTCGATGCCCATCGTTTGGACTTCGACAAGGCCACCAGCCCGCTGAATTTCTACCAGCGCGTCAAGGTGGTCAACTACCTGCGCAGACAGATGTGCGTGCTGCGTTGCGCGACCTGTGACCTTCAATTCGATGAGCAGGAGCTGCTGGTGGAGCACATGGCCCAAGAGCTGCACTGCGGCATCGGAGACAGGACCAGCTGGGACAAGCCGGAGTTCTTCTTTCCCTACATGGAAAACGATGGCCTGCTGTGTGTGCTGGATGACTCCGCAGGCGATGATCCGGAGGGCGATGTGGTGCGCATCATCTCTGAGGACAGTCTGGCTCAGATCAACAAGGATGCAGAACGGCTGTCCCTAGAGAATTTTAAGCTGTAA
- the l(2)k09913 gene encoding transmembrane protein 53 isoform X3 — translation MAPSKNRRYISSQDITKNMTLYTSNNTQIEVDPKTLAFKKPTGNPLVLMMAWLMAKQKHLKKYAQIYTEMGFDVVVVHITPWQLLWPVKGTQVVAAETLRFLENNQSYEPIVMHGFSVGAYQLGEIMLQMSRDMDRYGSILDRFVCQIWDSAADITEIPVGVPKSIFPRNERMQSALRNYTLYHMKTFHNQATIHYMRSSQMFHSTLLKAPALFFVSDNDPIGPPSSNQAVRENWERADIKVTFKCWERSQHAAHFMKHRDEYLQTLFQHLETCGVLEAIGVPKRAKL, via the exons ATGGCCCCGTCGAAGAATCGCCGGTACATATCCTCGCAGGATATTACCAAGAACATGACGCTGTACACCAGCAACAATACGCAGATCGAGGTGGATCCCAAAACGCTGGCCTTCAAGAAGCCAACCGGCAACCCGCTGGTCCTCATGATGGCCTGGCTGATGGCCAAGCAGAAGCATCTGAAGAAGTACGCCCAGATTTACACGGAGATGGGCTTCGATGTGGTGGTGGTGCACATTACGCCCTGGCAGTTGCTTTGGCCGGTCAAGGGAACCCAG GTGGTGGCCGCTGAGACGCTGCGTTTTCTGGAGAACAACCAGTCGTATGAGCCGATCGTGATGCATGGCTTCTCCGTGGGTGCCTACCAACTGGGCGAGATCATGCTGCAGATGTCGCGCGACATGGACCGCTATGGCAGCATCCTGGACCGCTTCGTGTGCCAGATCTGGGACAGCGCCGCCGACATCACCGAGATCCCGGTGGGCGTGCCCAAATCGATTTTCCCCCGGAACGAGCGTATGCAGAGCGCCCTGCGCAACTACACGCTGTACCACATGAAGACATTCCACAACCAGGCCACCATCCACTACATGCGCTCCAGCCAGATGTTCCACTCCACACTGCTCAAGGCCCCGGCGCTGTTCTTCGTCTCCGACAACGATCCCATCGGACCGCCGTCCTCCAACCAGGCGGTGCGCGAGAACTGGGAACGGGCGGACATCAAGGTCACGTTCAAGTGCTGGGAGCGATCCCAGCATGCTGCCCACTTCATGAAGCACCGCGACGAGTATCTGCAGACGCTCTTCCAGCATCTGGAGACTTGCGGCGTTCTGGAGGCCATCGGCGTGCCCAAGCGCGCCAAGTTGTAG
- the DCTN3-p24 gene encoding uncharacterized protein DCTN3-p24, producing the protein MEALDILEKRIDALTRVLGPVQDSEAGEGVVDALCSAHALLGEATTGSVPLQQCVKRSGELEKYLDPNFLEEQQQVRSKEVYLHAVAPELHTQAEQLERIRQLEPALGAEYFRSIPAECLEQLKGITQNNGEYAQQSELIEESLVLAMKRYGEIQAGLLSSLDAMSDRLDQVEERMEQRKRAELNKDVPPKD; encoded by the coding sequence ATGGAGGCCCTGGACATTCTGGAGAAGCGTATCGATGCCCTGACGCGGGTACTGGGTCCCGTGCAGGACTCGGAGGCGGGTGAGGGCGTGGTCGATGCCCTGTGCTCGGCACACGCCCTTTTGGGCGAAGCCACGACGGGCAGTGTTCCACTGCAGCAGTGCGTGAAGAGATCCGGCGAGCTGGAGAAGTACCTGGACCCCAACTTCctcgaggagcagcagcaggtgCGCTCCAAGGAGGTCTACCTACATGCCGTGGCCCCCGAGCTGCACACTCAGGCCGAGCAGCTGGAGAGGATCAGGCAGCTGGAACCCGCCCTGGGGGCGGAGTACTTCCGCAGCATTCCCGCCGAGTGTCTGGAGCAGCTCAAGGGCATCACCCAAAACAACGGCGAGTACGCCCAGCAAAGCGAGCTCATCGAAGAGAGCCTCGTTTTGGCCATGAAGCGCTACGGCGAGATCCAGGCGGGTCTCCTCAGTTCCCTGGACGCGATGAGCGACCGGCTGGACCAGGTGGAGGAGCGCATGGAGCAGCGGAAGCGGGCCGAGCTCAACAAGGATGTGCCGCCCAAGGATTGA
- the peo gene encoding protein crossbronx produces MTLDLDANKKDDKLLIATIQQEYKILAEYKMIESEKLGGLYVIPSYANSLQWFGVFFGRQGFYAESVFRFSILLPDRFPDDKSLPTIIFQQDVLHPHVCPYTHTLDVSHAFPEWRCGEDHLWQLLKYVQAIFYDPVNSIRGIEVDKLKNGEAAELLMGNKEEFATRVQENIKESKEHIYDTPPTEDPHYIVFEKFQTDVHGPVLERIRAGRSKQAESSSQQANAGHATGLSWVKEGEFKPLSIE; encoded by the exons ATGACTCTAGATTTGGACGCGAATAAGAAGGATGACAAGCTGCTCATCGCCACCATCCAGCAGGAGTACAAAATCCTGGCTGAATA CAAAATGATTGAGTCGGAGAAGTTAGGAGGCCTATATGTGATACCTAGCTATGCAAATTCCCTTC AGTGGTTCGGGGTCTTCTTTGGACGCCAGGGCTTCTATGCAGAAAGTGTTTTTCGCTTCTCGATTTTGCTGCCCGACCGTTTTCCCGACGACAAAAGTCTTCCG ACCATAATATTTCAGCAGGATGTGCTGCACCCCCATGTGTGCCCCTACACCCACACTTTGGACGTGAGTCACGCCTTCCCGGAGTGGCGTTGTGGCGAAGATCACCTCTGGCAGCTTCTGAAGTACGTGCAGGCCATATTCTACGATCCCGTGAACAGCATTCGTGGCATTGAAGTGGACAAACTGAAGAACGGCGAGGCTGCAGAGCTGCTAATGGGCAACAAGGAGGAGTTTGCGACCCGCGTCCAAGAAAACATAAAGGAGAGCAAGGAGCACATCTACGACACTCCGCCCACCGAGGATCCGCACTACATAGTATTCGAGAAGTTTCAAACGGACGTACACGGACCCGTTCTGGAGCGCATAAGGGCTGGGAGAAGCAAGCAGGCGGAATCCTCTTCGCAACAGGCGAATGCAGGCCACGCCACTGGTCTCTCCTGGGTGAAGGAGGGCGAGTTCAAGCCCCTCAGCATTGAGTAA
- the LOC108018050 gene encoding tektin-B1 produces MAFHSVVTMEKPLQHISLTDWYARVNQMRNVADARRSDAFAMRHSSRSLRNETRIEGDWANYETNEALTDRISELNRWRDIISKSFERIEREIFMLQEEKNATERELEALAGPISVIAECLTMRDGRLGSEITYDEADTEIKNELVVLENNQRLLADRCQKAWEKLNRLEEVRFKIGLEIEFKVEAVQLDNSQLALDRNSANISYKPDPTRNPKNSCSYESWLENVKNIKLLAENELADTYAIREALFVCREKARNMLQSQQERAEHTIRKRIFETQRARNELEWQQMKMKDEMEKAMCEIRTSENALRDKTDALKLAETRLENRAQRSGMELCMDQAHDMLCLEVEKLREIRRRLQAKIDESKTNFNLLEEHGKRIDVDLENKQHSLMTDIRALDLRMRLRGGEFGTKTTPATQTDRNITLTRMENEIPKD; encoded by the exons ATGGCATTCCACTCGGTGGTAACGATGGAAAAGCCGCTTCAGCACATCTCGCTGACGGACTGGTACGCTCGGGTGAACCAGATGCGCAATGTGGCGGATGCCCGGAGATCAGACGCCTTCGCCATGCGCCATTCATCCCGATCCCTGAGGAACGAGACGAGGATCGAGGGCGACTGGGCCAACTACGAGACTAATGAAGCTCTGACCGATCG GATCTCAGAGTTGAATCGCTGGAGGGATATAATCTCCAAGTCCTTTGAGAGGATCGAGCGCGAGATCTTCATGCTGCAGGAGGAGAAAAATGCCACGGAACGTGAGCTGGAGGCGCTGGCGGGACCGATTTCCGTGATAGCAGAGTGCCTTACCATGCGGGATGGCCGCCTGGGATCGGAGATCACCTACGACGAGGCCGATACGGAGATCAAGAACGAACTGGTGGTACTAGAGAACAACCAGAGGCTCCTGGCCGATCGCTGTCAGAAGGCGTGGGAGAAGCTGAATCGGCTGGAGGAGGTGCGCTTCAAGATCGGCCTGGAGATCGAGTTCAAGGTGGAGGCAGTGCAGCTGGACAACTCTCAGTTGGCCCTCGACCGCAACTCGGCCAATATCTCATACAAGCCGGATCCCACCAGGAACCCAAAGAA TTCCTGTTCGTACGAGTCCTGGCTGGAGAACGTGAAGAACATAAAGCTGCTGGCGGAGAACGAGCTGGCTGATACGTACGCCATCCGGGAGGCGTTGTTCGTGTGCCGTGAGAAGGCACGCAACATGCTGCAGTCCCAGCAGGAGCGGGCGGAGCACACCATTCGCAAGCGAATCTTCGAGACCCAAAGGGCCAGGAACGAACTGGAGTGGCAGCAGATGAAGATGAAGGACGAGATGGAGAAGGCGATGTGCGAGATTCGTACGTCGGAGAACGCCCTGCGCGACAAGACCGATGCCCTGAAGCTGGCCGAAACACGCCTGGAGAACCGTGCCCAGAGATCGGGAATGGAGCTGTGCATGGACCAGGCCCACGACATGCTCTGTTTGGAGGTAGAGAAGCTGCGCGAGATCAGACGCCGGCTGCAGGCCAAGATCGACGAGAGCAAGACTAACTTTAATCTGCTGGAGGAGCACGGCAAACGCATTGACGTGGATCTGGAGAACAAGCAGCACTCACTGATGACGGACATCCGGGCACTGGATCTGCGTATGCGCCTCCGAGGAGGAGAGTTCGGCACCAAGACTACTCCTGCCACGCAGACCGACAGGAACATTACGCTCACGCGCATGGAGAACGAGATTCCCAAGGATTAG
- the Fib gene encoding rRNA 2'-O-methyltransferase fibrillarin encodes MGKPGFSPRGGGGGGGGGGGFRGRGGGGDRGGGGGFGGGGRGGGGGFGGGGRGRGGGGDRGGRGGFGGGGRGGGGGRGGGGGRGAFGGRGGGGGRGGGGRGGGGRGGGAGGFKGGKTVTIEAHRHEGVFIARGKEDALVTRNFVPGSEVYGEKRISVETNGEKIEYRVWNPFRSKLAAAVLGGVEQIHMPPGSKVLYLGAASGTTVSHVSDVVGPEGLVYAVEFSHRSGRDLINVAKKRTNIIPIIEDARHPHKYRMLVGMVDTIFADVAQPDQGRIVALNAQHFLKNGGHFVISIKASCIDSTAQPEAVFAAEVKKMQADKLKPQEQLTLEPYERDHAVVVGVYRPPPKQ; translated from the exons ATGGGCAAACCAG GATTCAGTCCACGCGGTggtggcggcggcggcggaggaggcGGTGGCTTCCGTGGGCGTGGCGGCGGCGGAGATCGCGGTGGTGGCGGCGGATTTGGAGGAGGAGGCCGAGGTGGCGGTGGCGGCTTCGGAGGAGGTGGCCGTGGACGCGGAGGCGGTGGAGATCGCGGTGGTCGTGGTGGCTTTGGAGGCGGTGGCcgtggaggaggaggtggtCGTGGTGGTGGCGGCGGACGTGGTGCCTTCGGCGGACGCGGTGGCGGCGGTGGCCGTGGAGGCGGCGGTCGCGGAGGCGGAGGACGTGGTGGTGGCGCCGGAGGTTTCAAGGGCGGCAAAACCGTCACCATCGAAGCGCATCGTCACGAGGGAGTCTTCATTGCCCGCGGCAAGGAGGACGCCCTGGTCACCAGGAACTTTGTCCCCGGATCCGAGGTCTACGGCGAGAAGCGCATCTCCGTTGAG ACCAATGGCGAGAAGATCGAGTACCGTGTGTGGAACCCCTTCCGCTCCAAGCTGGCTGCCGCTGTCCTGGGTGGCGTTGAGCAGATTCACATGCCGCCGGGCTCCAAGGTGCTCTACCTGGGCGCCGCCTCCGGAACGACAGTCTCGCACGTGTCTGATGTGGTGGGACCCGAGGGTCTCGTCTACGCCGTGGAGTTCTCACACCGATCCGGTCGCGATCTGATCAACGTGGCCAAGAAGCGCACCAACATCATACCCATCATCGAGGACGCTCGCCATCCGCACAAGTACCGCATGCTGGTGGGCATGGTGGACACGATTTTCGCCGACGTCGCCCAGCCGGATCAGGGCCGTATTGTGGCGCTGAATGCCCAGCACTTCCTGAAGAACGGCGGCCACTTCGTCATCTCGATCAAGGCCTCCTGCATCGACTCGACGGCGCAGCCGGAGGCGGTATTCGCTGCCGAGGTGAAGAAGATGCAGGCGGACAAGCTGAAGCCGCAGGAGCAGCTCACGCTGGAGCCATACGAGCGAGACCACGCCGTCGTCGTCGGCGTCTACCGACCACCGCCCAAGCAGTAG
- the l(2)k09913 gene encoding transmembrane protein 53 isoform X2: protein MDFLIEITLLVILAIILLKIYHRAKRSAMAPSKNRRYISSQDITKNMTLYTSNNTQIEVDPKTLAFKKPTGNPLVLMMAWLMAKQKHLKKYAQIYTEMGFDVVVVHITPWQLLWPVKGTQVVAAETLRFLENNQSYEPIVMHGFSVGAYQLGEIMLQMSRDMDRYGSILDRFVCQIWDSAADITEIPVGVPKSIFPRNERMQSALRNYTLYHMKTFHNQATIHYMRSSQMFHSTLLKAPALFFVSDNDPIGPPSSNQAVRENWERADIKVTFKCWERSQHAAHFMKHRDEYLQTLFQHLETCGVLEAIGVPKRAKL, encoded by the exons ATGGACTTCCTAATTGAGATCACATTGCTGGTCATATTGGCAATTATACTGCTGAAAATCTACCACCGGGCGAAACGT AGCGCCATGGCCCCGTCGAAGAATCGCCGGTACATATCCTCGCAGGATATTACCAAGAACATGACGCTGTACACCAGCAACAATACGCAGATCGAGGTGGATCCCAAAACGCTGGCCTTCAAGAAGCCAACCGGCAACCCGCTGGTCCTCATGATGGCCTGGCTGATGGCCAAGCAGAAGCATCTGAAGAAGTACGCCCAGATTTACACGGAGATGGGCTTCGATGTGGTGGTGGTGCACATTACGCCCTGGCAGTTGCTTTGGCCGGTCAAGGGAACCCAG GTGGTGGCCGCTGAGACGCTGCGTTTTCTGGAGAACAACCAGTCGTATGAGCCGATCGTGATGCATGGCTTCTCCGTGGGTGCCTACCAACTGGGCGAGATCATGCTGCAGATGTCGCGCGACATGGACCGCTATGGCAGCATCCTGGACCGCTTCGTGTGCCAGATCTGGGACAGCGCCGCCGACATCACCGAGATCCCGGTGGGCGTGCCCAAATCGATTTTCCCCCGGAACGAGCGTATGCAGAGCGCCCTGCGCAACTACACGCTGTACCACATGAAGACATTCCACAACCAGGCCACCATCCACTACATGCGCTCCAGCCAGATGTTCCACTCCACACTGCTCAAGGCCCCGGCGCTGTTCTTCGTCTCCGACAACGATCCCATCGGACCGCCGTCCTCCAACCAGGCGGTGCGCGAGAACTGGGAACGGGCGGACATCAAGGTCACGTTCAAGTGCTGGGAGCGATCCCAGCATGCTGCCCACTTCATGAAGCACCGCGACGAGTATCTGCAGACGCTCTTCCAGCATCTGGAGACTTGCGGCGTTCTGGAGGCCATCGGCGTGCCCAAGCGCGCCAAGTTGTAG
- the l(2)k09913 gene encoding transmembrane protein 53 isoform X1: MAAHFFRTAFYATAARKSMSLPFAGRTAATLAVGLSFGAQNSRAAVPYENAYADSFFGGCQSQGLLKVPPPQVRRIQPPLIRNFSSLQTGQQQQPQAPSSAMAPSKNRRYISSQDITKNMTLYTSNNTQIEVDPKTLAFKKPTGNPLVLMMAWLMAKQKHLKKYAQIYTEMGFDVVVVHITPWQLLWPVKGTQVVAAETLRFLENNQSYEPIVMHGFSVGAYQLGEIMLQMSRDMDRYGSILDRFVCQIWDSAADITEIPVGVPKSIFPRNERMQSALRNYTLYHMKTFHNQATIHYMRSSQMFHSTLLKAPALFFVSDNDPIGPPSSNQAVRENWERADIKVTFKCWERSQHAAHFMKHRDEYLQTLFQHLETCGVLEAIGVPKRAKL, translated from the exons ATGGCTGCGCACTTTTTTCGCACTGCATTTTACGCAACGGCGGCGAGAAAATCGATGAGTTTGCCCTTCGCCGGCCGGACAGCCGCAACTTTAGCCGTGGGCCTCTCCTTTGGTG CGCAAAATAGCCGGGCAGCCGTGCCGTACGAGAATGCCTACGCGGACAGCTTCTTCGGTGGCTGCCAGAGCCAGGGACTGCTCAAGGTTCCGCCCCCGCAGGTCCGTAGGATCCAGCCCCCGCTGATCCGGAACTTCTCGAGCCTGCAGACaggccagcagcagcagccgcaggCTCCAAGT AGCGCCATGGCCCCGTCGAAGAATCGCCGGTACATATCCTCGCAGGATATTACCAAGAACATGACGCTGTACACCAGCAACAATACGCAGATCGAGGTGGATCCCAAAACGCTGGCCTTCAAGAAGCCAACCGGCAACCCGCTGGTCCTCATGATGGCCTGGCTGATGGCCAAGCAGAAGCATCTGAAGAAGTACGCCCAGATTTACACGGAGATGGGCTTCGATGTGGTGGTGGTGCACATTACGCCCTGGCAGTTGCTTTGGCCGGTCAAGGGAACCCAG GTGGTGGCCGCTGAGACGCTGCGTTTTCTGGAGAACAACCAGTCGTATGAGCCGATCGTGATGCATGGCTTCTCCGTGGGTGCCTACCAACTGGGCGAGATCATGCTGCAGATGTCGCGCGACATGGACCGCTATGGCAGCATCCTGGACCGCTTCGTGTGCCAGATCTGGGACAGCGCCGCCGACATCACCGAGATCCCGGTGGGCGTGCCCAAATCGATTTTCCCCCGGAACGAGCGTATGCAGAGCGCCCTGCGCAACTACACGCTGTACCACATGAAGACATTCCACAACCAGGCCACCATCCACTACATGCGCTCCAGCCAGATGTTCCACTCCACACTGCTCAAGGCCCCGGCGCTGTTCTTCGTCTCCGACAACGATCCCATCGGACCGCCGTCCTCCAACCAGGCGGTGCGCGAGAACTGGGAACGGGCGGACATCAAGGTCACGTTCAAGTGCTGGGAGCGATCCCAGCATGCTGCCCACTTCATGAAGCACCGCGACGAGTATCTGCAGACGCTCTTCCAGCATCTGGAGACTTGCGGCGTTCTGGAGGCCATCGGCGTGCCCAAGCGCGCCAAGTTGTAG